The Elaeis guineensis isolate ETL-2024a chromosome 14, EG11, whole genome shotgun sequence genome has a segment encoding these proteins:
- the LOC140853730 gene encoding stress-related protein-like — MAESIHKSDEISQEGGGPKLKYLDFVHVAAIQAVVCLASVYDFAKENSGPLKPGVQTVEGTVKTVIGPVYDKFHDVPLEFLKFVDRKVGDSVRELERHVPSCVKSASAQAYTAAQKAPEVARSVAGEVQRSGMVATVAGKVRAACKRYEPVASELYKKYEPVAEKYAVAAWRSLNRLPLFPRVAQIAIPWAAYWSEKYNRAVGCAAERGYAVARCMPLVPTERIAKVFGNESPGSPVAAAAAE; from the exons ATGGCCGAATCCATCCACAAATCCGATGAAATC AGCCAGGAGGGGGGAGGGCCGAAGCTCAAGTACCTCGATTTCGTGCACGTGGCGGCGATCCAGGCGGTGGTGTGCTTGGCGAGCGTCTACGACTTCGCCAAGGAGAACTCTGGCCCGCTGAAGCCCGGCGTCCAGACCGTTGAGGGCACCGTCAAGACCGTCATCGGCCCCGTCTACGATAAGTTCCACGATGTCCCCCTCGAGTTCCTCAAGTTCGTCGATCGTAAG GTGGGGGACTCGGTGCGGGAGCTGGAGCGGCACGTGCCGTCGTGCGTGAAGTCGGCGTCAGCCCAGGCGTACACGGCGGCCCAGAAGGCCCCCGAGGTGGCGCGGTCCGTCGCCGGCGAGGTCCAACGTTCGGGGATGGTGGCGACGGTGGCCGGGAAGGTGAGGGCGGCGTGCAAGCGGTACGAGCCGGTGGCCAGTGAGCTGTACAAGAAGTACGAGCCGGTGGCGGAGAAGTACGCTGTGGCGGCGTGGCGGTCACTGAACCGTCTCCCGCTGTTCCCCCGGGTGGCGCAGATCGCGATCCCCTGGGCGGCGTACTGGTCGGAGAAGTACAATCGGGCGGTGGGGTGCGCAGCGGAGCGGGGATACGCGGTGGCGCGGTGCATGCCGCTCGTCCCCACGGAGAGGATCGCCAAGGTGTTCGGGAACGAGTCGCCGGGGTCGCCGGTGGCTGCCGCAGCGGCGGAGTGA